The Anaerolineae bacterium genome includes a region encoding these proteins:
- a CDS encoding glycosyltransferase family 4 protein: MRLFIATGIFHPEPGGPATYLHGLLPEVQAAGHTVRLLTFGDPTPRDDEYGYPVRRIPRRSRALRPLAYAAYGLAARPLLGWADLIYQHTTGLPLWGAGRLPRVLKIVGDQAWERCVRLGLIPAMEDVDDFQSRAYGPAVSAIKALRRRDVRTADRVIVPSEYLKRMVVGWGVAEERVQVIYNALPPADQARPTLSQAEARAALGLPLRTPILLSVARLTAWKGIGPLIRAVAALPDVRLIVAGDGPLLAELRAIAAASGAAERITLAGRIPREQVAVLLRAADYTVLYSGYEGLSHTLLESLQAGTPVIASAKGGNPEVVLPGVNGFLVPHRDEQALVETLRAALQPGMRDRLAAGTGQGLERFAWTRMVADTLACLEEAARLRRR; the protein is encoded by the coding sequence ATGCGCCTCTTTATCGCCACCGGAATCTTTCACCCTGAACCGGGCGGCCCGGCGACCTACCTGCACGGCCTGCTGCCGGAAGTGCAGGCCGCCGGTCACACCGTGCGCCTGCTGACCTTTGGCGACCCCACCCCCCGCGATGACGAGTACGGCTATCCCGTCCGCCGTATCCCCCGCCGAAGCCGCGCCCTGCGCCCGCTGGCTTACGCGGCCTACGGGCTTGCCGCCCGCCCGCTGCTGGGCTGGGCTGACCTGATCTACCAGCACACGACCGGCCTGCCCCTGTGGGGCGCCGGGCGGCTGCCGCGCGTCCTGAAGATCGTCGGCGACCAGGCCTGGGAGCGTTGCGTCCGGCTGGGGCTGATCCCGGCGATGGAAGACGTGGATGACTTCCAGAGCCGCGCCTATGGCCCTGCCGTCAGCGCGATCAAGGCCCTGCGTAGGCGCGACGTCCGTACCGCTGACCGGGTGATCGTGCCCAGCGAATACCTCAAGCGCATGGTCGTCGGCTGGGGGGTCGCAGAGGAGCGCGTACAGGTGATCTACAACGCCCTGCCCCCGGCAGATCAGGCGCGCCCGACCCTCAGCCAGGCGGAGGCCCGCGCCGCGCTCGGCCTGCCGCTGCGGACGCCTATCCTGCTGTCTGTCGCCCGCCTGACCGCCTGGAAGGGAATTGGCCCGCTGATCCGGGCGGTAGCGGCCCTGCCGGACGTCCGCCTGATCGTGGCCGGGGATGGGCCGCTGCTGGCCGAATTACGGGCAATTGCAGCGGCCAGCGGCGCGGCGGAACGCATCACCCTGGCCGGGCGTATCCCCCGCGAGCAGGTGGCCGTCCTGTTGCGCGCCGCCGACTATACCGTGCTCTACTCCGGCTACGAGGGCCTTTCCCACACGCTGCTGGAGAGCCTGCAGGCCGGGACCCCGGTCATCGCCAGCGCCAAAGGCGGCAATCCGGAGGTAGTGCTGCCGGGCGTTAACGGCTTCCTGGTCCCCCACCGGGATGAACAGGCGCTGGTGGAGACGCTCCGGGCGGCGCTGCAGCCGGGTATGCGGGATCGCCTGGCGGCGGGGACGGGGCAAGGGTTGGAGCGCTTCGCCTGGACGCGGATGGTGGCCGACACGCTGGCCTGCCTGGAGGAAGCGGCTCGCCTGCGCCGCCGTTGA